GGGCGCACGCCCGGCAAGCCGTTCGGCCTCGACCTGGAGCTGGGCTCCACGGCCTACGACGTCCCGGCAGGACACCGGCTCGCCCTGGTCGTCGACACCGTCGACCCGCTCTACATGGAGCACAACCCGTCCGGCGCACGGCTGACCTTCTCCTCACCGGCGGACGACCCGTCGTACCTGTCGGTCCCGCTGCGCGAGCAGTGATCTCCGGCCGCTGCCGGGACGGGTGCGCTCGGTGGCTGCCGCCGTCCGGACTCAGTGCTTGAGGATCTTGGAGAGGAAGTCCTTGGCGCGGTCGCTGCGCGGGGCGGTGAAGAACTCCTCCGGAGTGCGGTCCTCCACGATGCGGCCGTCCGCCATGAAGACCACGCGGTTGGCGGCCGAGCGCGCGAAGCCCATCTCGTGGGTGACGACGACCATGGTCATCCCCTCGTGCGCCAGTTGCCGCATCACCTCGAGGACCTCGTTGATCATCTCGGGGTCGAGGGCGGAGGTGGGCTCGTCGAACAGGAGCGCCTTGGGGTCCATGGCCAGGGCGCGGGCGATGGCCACGCGCTGCTGCTGGCCGCCGGAGAGCTGCGCCGGGAACTTGTCGGCCTGGTCGGCGAGGCCCACGCGGTCGAGCAGTTCGCGCGAGCGCCGGTCGGCGTCGTCCTTCTTGCGGCGGCGGACCTTCACCTGACCCAGCGAGATGTTCTGCAGGACCGTCTTGTGGGCGAAGAGGTTGAACGACTGGAACACCATGCCGACCTCGGAACGCAGGCGGGCCAGCCCCTTGCCCTCCTCGGGCAGCGGCTGACCGTCGAGCGTGATCGAGCCCGACCGGATCGGCTCCAGCCGGTTGATCGCGCGGCACAGTGTCGACTTCCCCGACCCCGAAGGGCCGATCACCACGACCACCTCCCCCCTGCCGACCGTGAGGTTGACGTCCTGCAGGACATGCAGCTCCCCGAAGTACTTGTTGACGTCACGCAGCTCGATCAACGGATCGACGGCCATGCGCAGCCCTACTCACTCTCAGCTGTGTCGTGGTCGCCGCAAACTATCCACAGAAGGGCGGGGGGAAGAAGCGACACGCACCTTCCGGGCATTAGCCGTATTTACATCGCCCGCCGCCCGTGCGCGGCTCGCCGGCGCGGTCAGTCCTCGGCCACCTCTGCGTACAGCTGGGACAGCTCGGGCGTCCCGCTCACGGCCCACTCCCGGCCGGCCGCGACCACGTCGACCTCCCGGCCCGACGACAGCCGGACGACCGCCTCCCCGCCGGGCCGGATCGCCCAGGCCGCGCCGGGCACGGAGCGCACGACGACCGTCCCCAGGTAGAGCCCCGCGTCGTGGCCGAACCAGGGCAGGTTCTCCTCGTCGTCGCGCCAGCGGGGCGGCAGCTGGTCGAGCGCCTCCAGCGAGCCCGCCGTGTCGTCCAGTCCGATCCCCTGCCGGGCCGCGTGCGAGCGCAACAGCTCACACTCGGCGAGGAGTTCGGCGATCCCTTCGGGGTCCTCGGCCAGGACCGCCGCACGGTACTTCTTGCTCCTGTTGCCCAGGAAAGGGATGTTCATAGACCCAGCGTGACATTCGCACCGGCATGCACACCACAGGGCGCGCTGGCCCGCGCGCCCCGGCGGCCGGACGGGCCCTACACCTCGAGGTCGACGACGACGGGCGCGTGGTCCGAGGCGCCCTTGCCCTTGCGCTCCTCGCGGTCGACGTAGGAGTCCTTGACCGCCTTGGCGAACGGCTCGTTGCCGTACACCAGGTCGATGCGCATGCCGCGGTTCTTGGGGAAGGCGAGCTGACGGTAGTCCCAGTACGTGAACGGGTGCTCGTACTTCAGGGGGCGCGGGACGACGTCCGACAGCCCGGCCTCGCGCAGCGACGCCAGGGCGGCCCGCTCGGCCGGGGTGACATGAGTGAGGCCCTCGAAGGCGGCCAGGTCGTACACGTCGTCGTCGGTCGGCGCCACGTTGTAGTCGCCCATCACCGCGAAGGGCCTGCCCCCCGCCGCGTCCCCGGCGACGGCCGCCTTGAGGGCCTCGAACCACTGGAGCTTGTAGGCGTAGTGCGGGTGGTCGACCTCGCGGCCGTTCGGCACGTACACCGACCACACGCGGACCGGACCGCAGGTCGCCGAGACCGCGCGCGGCTCCGGCGCGCCGTCGTAGCCGGGGTCGCCCGGCAGGCCCTTCACGACGTCCGCCAGGCCGACGCGGGAGACGACGGCCACGCCGTTCCACCGGCCGGTGGCGTGGACCGCCGACTCGTAGCCCAGCTCGCGCAACGGCTCGAACGGGAACTGCTCCTCGGCGACCTTGGCCTCCTGCAGGCACAGCACGTCGGTGCCGCTGCTCTCCAGCCACGCCAGGAGCCTCGGCAGGCGGGCGGTGATCGAGTTCACGTTCCAGGTCGCGATACGCATGTCCCACAACCTACCGGGCGCCACCGACACTCACAGTGCCGCGCTCTCCCCCGGCTCCAGCCGCAGGTGCTCCGCGCCCCCGAGGGCGCCGATCTGCCGGTCGTAGATCGGCCGGGCCAGGTCGGTCAGCAGGGCGTCGTGGACGTCGTAGGCACGCTGCGGGCGCACCTCGCGGACGTAGTCGATGACCTCGGAGATCTTGCTCCAGGGAGCCATCACGGGAAGCATCAGCGTCTGTACGGGGCGGCCGGGGACGGTGAGCGCGTCGCCGGGGTGGAAGACCCGGCCGCCGTCGATCAGATAACCGACGTTGGTGATGCGCGGGATGTCGGGGTGGATGACGGCGTGCAGCTCGCCGTGCACCTGGACGTCGAAGCCCGCCGCGGTGAACGTGTCGCCGTGGCCGACGGTGTGGACGCGGCCCGGGAAGGCCGCGGAGATCTTCTCGGCCACCGACCGCAGGGTCCAGACCTCGGTCGCCGGGTCGGCCTCCAGGGCGGTGCGCAGCCGTCCCTCGTCGAAGTGGTCGGGGTGCTCGTGGGTGACGAGGATCGCGTCCGCGCCGAGTGCGGCGTCCGCCTCGCTGAACCCGCCCGGGTCGACGACGAGCGTGCGCCCGTCCTTCTCCAGGCGCACGCACGCGTGCGACTTCTTCGTGAGCTTCAGTGCCGTCATACGTCCCATCCTGCCCCGTGCCGGCCGCCGGGCTCACTCGGTGGGGGTGGTCTCCTCGAGGACGACCTGCTGCGCCACCCTGAACGCGCCGTTCGCCGCCGGCAGGCCGCAGTAGACGGCCGCCTGGAGCAGCACCTCCCTGATCTCGTCCGGGGTGAGGCCGTTGCGCAGCGCGGCCCGGGTGTGCACGGCGAGCTCCTCGAGGTGACCGCCGGCGACCAGCGCGGTGAGCGTGATGCAGGAGCGGGTGCGTCGGTCGAGGCCCGGACGGTCCCAGACCTCGCCCCAGGCGTAGCGGGTGACGAACTCCTGGAAGTGCCCCCCGAAGTCGTCGGCCTGCGACAGCGCGCGGTCCACGTGGGCGTCGCCGAGGACCTCCCGGCGCACCTTCAGTCCGGAGTCGTACGGGTCGGGGCGGCCCATGACCTGCGGCGGCTGGAGAACCGGGGCGGGCGCGATCTCCGCGAGGGCCACCGGCTGCTGGGACTGCAGGGGCTGCGGCGGCATGGTCGGCACCGCCCGGACCGGGATGCCCGGGACGGCCGTCTGCCCGGTGACCGAGTCGTAGGCGGGCTGCCACGCGGTGGAGAAGTGGTGGACCAGCAGGTCGGTGACGGCGGCCGGCTGCTCCACCGGGACGAGGTGTGAGGCGCCCGGCACGACCGCGAGACGGGCGTCCGGGATGCCGGCGACCAGGGTGCGGGCCTCGGCGGGGCCGGTGACCTGGTCGTCCGAGCCGGCGAGGACCAGCGTCGGGACGCCGACGAGGCCGATCTCGGCCCGTACGTCGAACGCGGCGAGCGCCTCGCAGGCGGCTATGTAGCAACCGGGGTCGGTGGTGCGCACCATCTGCACGGCCCACTCGGTGATCGCGGGCTGCGCGGCCGCGAATCCGCCGGTGAACCAGCGGTCGGGCGAAGTCCGGGCGATGGGGTCGAGGCCGTTCGTGCGCACGATCACGCCGCGCTGGCGGAACTCGTCGGCCGTGCCGAACCGAGGCGACGCCGCGATCAGCGCGAGCGAGGCGACGCGCTCGGGGTGGCGCAGCGCGAGCTCCACGCCCACCGCGCCGCCGAAGGCGCAGCCCGCGTAGCCGAAGCGCTGCACCCCGAGCCCGTCCAGCGTGACGAGCAGCCGTTCGGCGAGGTCCGGGACCGAGCCCGCCGGGTGGGCGGGTGCGCCGCCGTGGCCCGGCAGGTCGAAGCGGAACACCCGCCACTGCTGGGCCAGTTCGGGAACCTGCCGGTCCCACATGTGCCATGTGGTACCCAGTGAGGGACCCAAGATCAGGACCGGAGCGTCTTCTGGCCCGTCAAAGCGGTATTGCAGGGTGTTCGGGGGTGTCTCACTCACGCCCCAGACCCTCTCACGTCTCACGGACGCCCCTATAACGCGGGGGTGCGGGAAACCGGTCTGACCAGGTTGAAGACCTCGCGGGCGGCATATCGCTTGAGGCATCGGATGATCTCACGTCGGGTCTTGCCCTCCTGGGTGCGGCGTTCGTAGTACGCCTGGGTGCGCGGGTCGTGGCGCAGCCGGGTGAACACGATGCGGTGCAGGGCGGCGTTGGCCTGCCGGTCGCCGCCGTGGTTGAGCCGGCGCGTGCTCCGACGGCCCGAGGAGTACTCGACGGGGCTGACTCCGCAAAGGGCAGCAAAGGACGCCTCGGTGTTCAGCCGCTCGGGGTTGTCTCCCATGGTGATCAGGAGAGTGACGGCACTGTCCGGGCCGATGCCCACCGGTACGAGCAGCTGCGGGGCGTGGCGCTCGACAAGCAGGGTCAGGCGCCGGTTCAGCTCATCGATCTGCCCGGTGAGCTGCTCGATGCGCTCGGCGAGCATACTCAGGGTCATATGAGTGGCCTGGGCCACGGCGTCCTCGTCGCCCCCGCCGTCGCACAGGCCGAGGCGCGCGCAGGTGCGGAACAGCTCGGCATTGCCCAGGCTCGACAACCGCTCCCGCAAGGCGGGGTCAGCTATGACCAGGACGGCCTTGAGCTGGTTGATCGCCTGGGTGCGGGCCTTGACCGCGGAGACCTTGGCGAGTTTGAACATCCGGGCGCTCTGCACCGGACCGTCGCCGGATTTGGCCCGCGCCCGGGCCCGACCACTGAGCACAGCCCGCGCAGCAGCCTGCGCATCGAGCGGGTCCGACTTCCCGAGCAGACGGCGGGCCGAGCGATCGGGCCGGTTCACTTCATACACCTGGACGTCCTGAGCCAGCAGATAGCGGGACAGGCCCGCTCCAAAGGTGCCCGTGCCCTCCACACCGGCCCGGCGCACCGTCCCCCGCTTGCGGGCCCAGACGAGCAGTTGTCGGTAGCCGGCTGCCGTGGCCGGAAAGGACTCGGTGCCCAGGATTTGCCCGAGCGGGGAGAGCACGGCGGCGACATGAACCTCGCCGTGCGTGTCCACGCCCAGAACGACCTCGCGCCGAACGGGCGGATCCGTGCTCGAGGAGGTGCTGTGCTGTCTGGTCGTCATGAGTGGTTCGCCTCCCGCGTGGTGACGTGCTGGGTGGCTGGCACCGGCCTGGACGGGCGGTCTGAACCGTGATGGCGCCTGACTTGCGGCAAGGCCCCTATTGGGACACGCCCTGTGGCTCGGTGACAGCAGACACCATCCCGCAACGACAGTCGACAAGCCTGTGACTGGACACTTCGGTCATAGATCTCATGAGTCAGACCCCGCCCGGGACAGCACCACCCAACAGTCCCACCAGCACCGGCACAACGGCATGATCCGATCACTGCCGGATGGGTTCGTCCGAACCTGTACTCAACCTGGCCTGGATGGGCTGACAATGAGTTGACTTCCCGTCCACCCATGACCGGCATTGACGAACAGTGCCGGTGGCGGTTGCATCCCACCCGTCGACGACAGCCTCCTGGCCCGCCTTACCGGCAGTCTGTCGTCGACCATGACACGAACGGGCTGGACGAAGTCCACATACCCGCCAGCCTCCGCTTCCAGAGGTAGCACCGGCTAGCTCTCCTGGGAGGCCCCACCAACCCCGAACCGGGGGGACAGGCTTCTGTACGGCTTCCTCCAAGGAGGCCCAGCTGGCCGACTTCTTGGGTAGGTTTGCCACCGAACGTTTTGGGAGGGCAGGGATGGGATCGGTAGGGGGCCACCGACGGCTGGGTGCGGTATTCGTCCATGGCTTCAACTCGTCGGCAGCGATGTGGGAACCGTTCACGTCGTTGATCGACCAGGACGAGGACTTGGACTTCGTCAGGCCGCTTCCCTTCTCCTACGACACGCGGTTGTGGCAGCCCAGTCCGCTGCGCGGGGTTCCCGAATTCGACACGGTGGCTGACAGTTTGAAGGAGTTCCTGGACACTGAAGCCGGGGGCTTCGATCGGCTGATGTTGGTCTGCCACAGCCAAGGCGGGCTGATCGTCCAGCGCTGCCTCGCTCGGATGCTTGTCGAGGGGCGCGGTCAGGATTTGGCCCGCATCCGGCGGGTCGTGCTTTTTGCCTGCCCGAACAACGGCTCGCAGTTCGCTCTGGCACTGCGTCGCGGGGTGCTGCGGCGCAATCCCCAGGAACGCCAACTACGGCCGCTGGACCAACAGATCACCGACACTCAACGGGCTGTCCTCCGCGACATCGTCAACGCACAGGAAGTTACCGCGCGGACCTGTCCCATTCCGTTCTCGGTCTATGCCGGCGAGACCGACAACATCGTCACTCCCGCCTCGGCACGCAGTGTCTTCCCCGACGCAGCCGTCCTGCCCGGAGATCATTCCGGCATTGTGCGGCCCGCCTCACGCGCACACCGCTCCTACTCCACCCTCAGACGGCTAATCCTCACCGCCACTGAAACCGACCCCTCCGACACCAGTAGGGCGACACAAGCAGGTCATCTTCCTGCCGTCCTGACGGCTCAGGACTCCGCGATGTCCAGCACGCGCGTCGCATCCGAACCCTCGGACGTCGTCTCAGAGAGTCCCGCAATCAGCGCCGTCACGATCGGGACCTTTCCCGATTCCGTCACTGTGGTGCGGGTGGCCGAACGCATCCCAGACATGGATGATGCCGATTTTCGGCGGCAGGTGATCAGCCTGATGCGGCAGGCGTTAGCGCCGCAGGCGGGGTTCTCCCCTGCGTTCAGGGCACATCCACGTGATCACTTGTTGGAGATCGTCGAGCGCTGCCAGTCACACCGCATGCGTGGTGCTGCGCTGGCTGCCTTTCGGGACGCCGTCAGGGTCCTGCGCCCCGACGATTCGGCTACCGCCGAGTTGTGCGAGATGATCAGGGACCCTGAGTGACAGCCTTCGAAGATCCCGCACCTCTGGGCAGCCGACGCAGCTCGTTTTGGTCCAGGCTCAGCCAACGGCGTAGATACGAGCCGGTACCCGTGGAGTCAGCAGCGGTATCGACATCGGTGGCGGGAGGGCAACGGCCGTACCACAGCGGCTGGTCCGCTGAACACGTCGATGAACTCTGCCACGCCCTTTTGGGTTTCTACGACATGCAGCACAACCCTGAGTTCTTCAAGCAGGTCCTGGACTCCATGGGGACGGAGCTCGGAGAGGGGAACTCCCCTTTTGTGGTCCCTTACCACGCCCATGCCCGCAGTCAGGTGGCGG
The window above is part of the Streptomyces sp. NBC_00425 genome. Proteins encoded here:
- a CDS encoding amino acid ABC transporter ATP-binding protein, which translates into the protein MAVDPLIELRDVNKYFGELHVLQDVNLTVGRGEVVVVIGPSGSGKSTLCRAINRLEPIRSGSITLDGQPLPEEGKGLARLRSEVGMVFQSFNLFAHKTVLQNISLGQVKVRRRKKDDADRRSRELLDRVGLADQADKFPAQLSGGQQQRVAIARALAMDPKALLFDEPTSALDPEMINEVLEVMRQLAHEGMTMVVVTHEMGFARSAANRVVFMADGRIVEDRTPEEFFTAPRSDRAKDFLSKILKH
- a CDS encoding DUF6278 family protein codes for the protein MNIPFLGNRSKKYRAAVLAEDPEGIAELLAECELLRSHAARQGIGLDDTAGSLEALDQLPPRWRDDEENLPWFGHDAGLYLGTVVVRSVPGAAWAIRPGGEAVVRLSSGREVDVVAAGREWAVSGTPELSQLYAEVAED
- a CDS encoding exodeoxyribonuclease III, which gives rise to MRIATWNVNSITARLPRLLAWLESSGTDVLCLQEAKVAEEQFPFEPLRELGYESAVHATGRWNGVAVVSRVGLADVVKGLPGDPGYDGAPEPRAVSATCGPVRVWSVYVPNGREVDHPHYAYKLQWFEALKAAVAGDAAGGRPFAVMGDYNVAPTDDDVYDLAAFEGLTHVTPAERAALASLREAGLSDVVPRPLKYEHPFTYWDYRQLAFPKNRGMRIDLVYGNEPFAKAVKDSYVDREERKGKGASDHAPVVVDLEV
- a CDS encoding MBL fold metallo-hydrolase, with translation MKLTKKSHACVRLEKDGRTLVVDPGGFSEADAALGADAILVTHEHPDHFDEGRLRTALEADPATEVWTLRSVAEKISAAFPGRVHTVGHGDTFTAAGFDVQVHGELHAVIHPDIPRITNVGYLIDGGRVFHPGDALTVPGRPVQTLMLPVMAPWSKISEVIDYVREVRPQRAYDVHDALLTDLARPIYDRQIGALGGAEHLRLEPGESAAL
- the pcaDC gene encoding bifunctional 3-oxoadipate enol-lactonase/4-carboxymuconolactone decarboxylase PcaDC, whose protein sequence is MSETPPNTLQYRFDGPEDAPVLILGPSLGTTWHMWDRQVPELAQQWRVFRFDLPGHGGAPAHPAGSVPDLAERLLVTLDGLGVQRFGYAGCAFGGAVGVELALRHPERVASLALIAASPRFGTADEFRQRGVIVRTNGLDPIARTSPDRWFTGGFAAAQPAITEWAVQMVRTTDPGCYIAACEALAAFDVRAEIGLVGVPTLVLAGSDDQVTGPAEARTLVAGIPDARLAVVPGASHLVPVEQPAAVTDLLVHHFSTAWQPAYDSVTGQTAVPGIPVRAVPTMPPQPLQSQQPVALAEIAPAPVLQPPQVMGRPDPYDSGLKVRREVLGDAHVDRALSQADDFGGHFQEFVTRYAWGEVWDRPGLDRRTRSCITLTALVAGGHLEELAVHTRAALRNGLTPDEIREVLLQAAVYCGLPAANGAFRVAQQVVLEETTPTE
- a CDS encoding IS110 family transposase, encoding MTTRQHSTSSSTDPPVRREVVLGVDTHGEVHVAAVLSPLGQILGTESFPATAAGYRQLLVWARKRGTVRRAGVEGTGTFGAGLSRYLLAQDVQVYEVNRPDRSARRLLGKSDPLDAQAAARAVLSGRARARAKSGDGPVQSARMFKLAKVSAVKARTQAINQLKAVLVIADPALRERLSSLGNAELFRTCARLGLCDGGGDEDAVAQATHMTLSMLAERIEQLTGQIDELNRRLTLLVERHAPQLLVPVGIGPDSAVTLLITMGDNPERLNTEASFAALCGVSPVEYSSGRRSTRRLNHGGDRQANAALHRIVFTRLRHDPRTQAYYERRTQEGKTRREIIRCLKRYAAREVFNLVRPVSRTPAL
- a CDS encoding alpha/beta fold hydrolase → MGSVGGHRRLGAVFVHGFNSSAAMWEPFTSLIDQDEDLDFVRPLPFSYDTRLWQPSPLRGVPEFDTVADSLKEFLDTEAGGFDRLMLVCHSQGGLIVQRCLARMLVEGRGQDLARIRRVVLFACPNNGSQFALALRRGVLRRNPQERQLRPLDQQITDTQRAVLRDIVNAQEVTARTCPIPFSVYAGETDNIVTPASARSVFPDAAVLPGDHSGIVRPASRAHRSYSTLRRLILTATETDPSDTSRATQAGHLPAVLTAQDSAMSSTRVASEPSDVVSESPAISAVTIGTFPDSVTVVRVAERIPDMDDADFRRQVISLMRQALAPQAGFSPAFRAHPRDHLLEIVERCQSHRMRGAALAAFRDAVRVLRPDDSATAELCEMIRDPE